The genomic stretch GGACTCCCTGCCTATCAAACCTTCTCACCGCCCCCGACAGATATCCATtatctcctccttcttgcgTAGCGCAGGCTGCGGGCTAGTTGCCGGCGACTTTAACCCAGTTCTCGAGGAAGACGCCACTCTCCTTGAAAGCAATGGCTTGACAGATGTATGGACTGTCCTTCATCCCGAAGCACCTGGATATACGTGGGGGACTGATGGGGAACAACCTTTCCCTCCAAATCGGATGGACAAGATTCTGATTGTCGGACTAAAACCTCCTGATATAAAGACGCTAGAGCCACAAAGATTAAGCATATTGGAGGGAGCGCAGAACCCCCCCATGGACCACCGCAAATCCCCGATTTCACCCATGGAAGACACTCCACCCTGGAGCGATCACGCCGCATTGTTATGCTTGTTTGGTCTCGTTGGGGAGTATATAACATTGTTATGCTGATTCGGGGGTTATTCCTAGCCTGGCTGATCCATTTTGTGAGTAATTTCGAAATCTAGTTGCCAAATGAATTCTAATTCCAGAATAAAGATTACTAAAAGGTTTCGACACATATACTTCAGCCATATCCAACTATTGTTCGTACTCAAGGCGTTCGTAGTCATTTACAAACATAACGAATACATCGACATTAGCATTTGTATGTACGTCACCTGCGCAACTTCCAGAATATACCACTCATAGAATGGTTGGCCAGGTATTGAGGTCATCAATGAGGCCGACCGAGTAAGGACATTTGAGGTACTGCCCGCGCCCGAAAGACTTTCAACAATGGCGTGAACTGGTTTTTGCATCACGATTATCACGGTCAGCATCATTCAGCCTGATTATTGCTCTCTTGTGACAGCGTTATCTGATGCTGTACAGAGttatttcattttcctatatACCTAATGCTCAACTCTCTAGTATATGTGCCCATAGAGTAaggagaacagggcttcctATCTACTTAGTCATACTTAAGCTATTTAGCATAAACTTAGTCAAAAGGTAACAAGTATTCTCTAGAGATTTTCACTTTATAGATAAGTAGAATAGACCAGTGAAGTAGAAGACGCCATGTCTTTGAAGTTTGGGGCAGTAAATCCTAGCGTGGAGATTGTCTTTTGCGGAAAGAACAGCTCTTTGCACCGTTCAAATTTGCCATATTGCCATAGATGCGTATTGAATCTCAGACTTAGGTGATTTAGAGTCTTTGGATATCTTTGAGTCCATTTGATCGTTCCACTAGGAAAACTTCTTGAACTATGGCTGGAGGATACTACATTGCACCTGTGTTCCTATAACCTCAGTCGATGTAACTAATTTACATACACTCTGTTATAGGTTACAAacccattttcttttcttttatctttcttcaacaGAATATAGCCTTATCTAACTCATTGCCTTACAAAACTCTCCACACTCGCGTTTGCTGGTACGACCAACTGTATGTCGTACAAGAAACCGAACGGGGCAGTGCACGGATGCCTAAGGTATGACTATCGTGCTGCGCCTTACAGGCTGTACACCGTTTCCTTTGGTCCTAGTACTATTTAGtaccctcttttcctcggtgCAAATTAACTCTAACCCATACGGAATATATGCATTGTTATCATAGGGTGCATCCCTTGCCTCCAATGGCGGTGCTGGGTCAACGTAGGGCAAAGTATGTAATTGTGGGATCGGGGCACCACTGCCCCATAGGGATGTTCCACTGGAATTGTGCCTTATGCTTCATCGCGGTTCAAATTGTTATGGGGATTGAACTAGCTTTGACATGTGGAAACATGCATCTTGGGTTTGTATGTGTGACAAGAGGAAGCTGCCTTGTTTCCGCCTTAGGAATTCTTGGGTTTTCTTACTTATTACCGAACTGGCGGGGAAGTCGCAGTCAGCCTAGCTTGTCAAGCGATTCCATTCACTGTTCCAGAACCGCGGAAATGTCAACGATATCTTTATAGGATTGGATGGGAGACATTTCTAAGAAATTGGGTCACTCATTGGATGTAACACCTGACAGGAATCTCCCATTTCTTATTATTCAATGATTGttttataaattaatatacGTCCTTCCATCTGAGATGTGGTTCCATGAATGATCACtacagcaacaacaaccatTACTACTACTTACCTCATCTACAAACGTCATCCTTTGCATATACACGAATCATACGAGTGTATTGACAACAACTACCATCTCCCAATCCTCAGCCGTATTTGTTAACATCTGCCCGCAGTCACTCCATACTTGATTATGGGCAACCATCATTCACGAGTCCGAAGCTATTCCGGGTCTCGCAACCGGTCTAGTACTGCATCAATGTACGATCGACATCACGATCGACGTCGACAGGTTACAACCAATATGCACGCAAAAAGTGCACCTGTTCAAGCAGGGAATCCCGATCTCTGGTCCCCTCCTCCATACACACCACAGCAACCTTCAAATGCTTCGGCACCCAGGGCTTCGTCATCTGGAGATTCGCCTTACTCCTTCCTGCGCGAATTTGATACAGTATTTCTGGTGGATGACAGCGGTAGCATGAGGGGGAGTCGCTGGAACGAGGCTGCAGATGCTATTGCCGCCATCGCGCCCGTTTGTACCGCACATGACCAGGACGGTattgatatctatttcttGAACTATCAACACGGTGGAACTGATCCCAAAACCGGCGCATATACTAACATCAAGACGGCGGATGATGTCCGCGAGATTTTTTACGGCGTCGAGCCGCAAGGAGCAACTCCGGCTGGGCGCCGTTTGCGCCAAATCCTGGACCCATACCTTCGTCGCGTGGAGGCCATAGCAGCCAAAGGAAAGGACCCTAGCGAGACTGTGAAACCGCTTAAcgtcatcaccatcacagACGGGGTGTTCACTGATGATGCGGAAAGTGTTATCATCAACGCCGCCAAAAGGTTGGATAAATGCAATGCCACACCATGGCAGGTTGGCCTCCAGTTTTTCCAAATTGGGGATGACAAACACGCACAGGAATATCTGCagatgctggatgatgaCCTAGGCCACAAGTCAAAAAATGAGGGCATGCGAGATATCGTGGATACAGTGCCATGGAGGGGTGACAAGGGTCAGACGTTGAGCGCGGACGGAATTTTGAAATGCGTCCTCGGCGCTGTCAATCGCAAATATGACAAGTGCAACGCATTTCGCTAAttgcctttttccttttctttttgtctgtTTCGCTCAAAAGTCCCCAAATTGCACAGAGCCTTTCAGATATTGACGCCTATTATATTTCGATCATGATCGGTAGCTTTCAAACTCAGCGGTCTCTTGCAAATTAAAGAAATGAGTTTCAAATATGTCGCAGCAAGCGCCGCGTAGCCGCCGACAATCCCAGGCTAGACACTCGGATATGATTCGTTCACTCGCTGGACGCTATAGcccttcccccttcttttgttctctttggcGTTCCATTCATGCTTTTCTTACTCTTCATTTCTGTCCTGTTTCAAGGCCGCTCAACGaatgattttttttttgtgcAACTCTAGGGGTGCTATTGATTTCATCGCTGGAGAGCGAACGGCAATGGCTTATTGGTCAAAAAATAAGATTGAAGGCCCTGATACTATTAATAAAGGATGCTATTGTCCTAAAGTCTCCCGGTGTTTACTTTAGGTTGACCGTCGGTTGCCCAGCATCCAAGGGCCGGCCGAATAGTAGCGCCCGGCTTCGACGAGAGATAGTGCTGTAATGAAATCCCGACGATTTCATTGAACGAATGCCATGTCGATTGTCGATATTGCCAGTGGTCTAATGTTACTGACTCAATATCTAGACTAGTAGCAAGTTTAGCCTGTTCTATCCTTCAGCTGAGGCCTGGTCCGTGAGGATGGATCTTCGGCCATGTCCTAGTGCTATTTAAGGATTCCCATTAGCTCAGGTGAGAAGCGAATAATCTTGACAAATTGGTTAGGTAGATTTCAGCAAGCTCTAACCTTGTCTGCTGACGGTGCGTAATGTTAGCATGGGAGTTTTGTTTACATCCGGTGCTTCCCCAAACGACgaaaccttttttttcccaatAGGAAAATGGGATCTGATCTGTCTTTCAACCATCACGTCCTACACCTGTTGGTTGCGGCAACTCCTGGTAAGGCCAATACGGTAAGGAATACCCTGCGTCGTGGCACCTGTTCCTCACGTGGTGGTGGAGCAGGGCGATcggcgagaaaaaaaatgtaCTAATCAACCTGCTACCCTTACGTTACCTGGTTAGAGGTAGAAAAGTAACTGAATGATTAATCTTCAATTCCCTCGTAAGATTTTTGACTGGACTGGCATTGTAGGTCTGGTGCGACAATGACTCGAGAGTAGGCCAGTCTGAGAAATTTTCCAAGTATCATTTAAggcagcagtagtagtaattAGTagttcatcttcagcttccGTCTAAATTTCCTTATCATCCATGAATCACTTGCAgatattttccttcccacGGTTGTCGAGTGGCTCAGCATCGTGTACGGTATTGTCACCAGCCACTCAGACCccctttttattcttccgGATTTCCATTCAATCAGATTCGTCGGAGAGCGTCTCCATGGAAGCCAAAAGTGGTTCGCTTCTTTCCACCACCGCATGGTTAGCTGCAAAGTTGTGATCCATCTTTCCACCCGCCCCATTTGGCTTCTCTACTAGGGCAACTAAGGCCCAGTAGTCTTTGGTTCGccaggtactccgtacaggaTACCCATTCAGCCATTTTCAGCTCCGGTCTCCGCTCCGTGAGTGGTCGATTGGACCTCCCGGGAACCATGTTCAGATCTCATCGCGTCTTCGCTACCGTTTTGATTCCCCCCTAGCCTCAGGCTacccttttcccttcgtGATTTGCAGGGGTTTGTATGCACATCGTGACGTGGTTATTGCAAAAGCCGGTGGATCTCAATGGATAAGCGCCGGTCGAGCTATGCGTTTGTTGATCGATTGATTACCTTTCTACCCCAATGCCCACAGTCTGTGACTGACTTATATTCTTGCGGTCATTGTTCACAGTGCGAGAGTCCGGACTCTCCACTCTTTTCCATGTTCTCTTTTGAATAACCAGTTCCTCTCCACCGAGCAAACCATATCCACACTCCTTTAAGTCTTAGTCAAAGCACAGTACCTCCTGTAGCAAGCACCGATATTCTTCTACTTTTCCCTTTGCGAATGTTCTCGACTCCGTCTATCCGCCTTGTCAGCGCTTAGAGCTCACGACCAACCAGTGTCATTGGCTCTGAGTACTTCCGAGCTTGCGTCAGGGGCATCGAAATTTAACTACTGTCCCGTCGCGGCTACTGAATCAACTGATTCCCAGCAGCCAGACTGTTTTGGTATCGAAGTTTCTTTGGGTTGTGATGGCACGTTGGTTAGCCTTGAGCTTATAGTCGCGGGTTTATCTATATTAATCCAACATTCGCGCGGCTGGACATACTCAAATTCATTCTACAACGAACCCCAAACAACACCCGGTTACCCTCCTTTGTCCATTTATTCTCTGTCCAGGCTGGCCTTGGAGAAATTGTCTTGTCCCCT from Aspergillus oryzae RIB40 DNA, chromosome 1 encodes the following:
- a CDS encoding uncharacterized protein (predicted protein) — its product is MGNHHSRVRSYSGSRNRSSTASMYDRHHDRRRQVTTNMHAKSAPVQAGNPDLWSPPPYTPQQPSNASAPRASSSGDSPYSFLREFDTVFLVDDSGSMRGSRWNEAADAIAAIAPVCTAHDQDGIDIYFLNYQHGGTDPKTGAYTNIKTADDVREIFYGVEPQGATPAGRRLRQILDPYLRRVEAIAAKGKDPSETVKPLNVITITDGVFTDDAESVIINAAKRLDKCNATPWQVGLQFFQIGDDKHAQEYLQMLDDDLGHKSKNEGMRDIVDTVPWRGDKGQTLSADGILKCVLGAVNRKYDKCNAFR